Within the Fundidesulfovibrio putealis DSM 16056 genome, the region AGCCCCAGCTCCTCCTGCTATACCCGCGAAAGTCTCGCCAGCACGCGTTCGCGCCCCATGGCCTGCATCATCTCGAACAACCCTGGGCTGGCGGTGCGTCCGGTGAGGGCCACGCGCAGCGGCTGGGCCACGGTCTTGAACTTCAGTTCCTTCTCGTCGAGATAGGCTTTGGCTGCGGCTTCCAGGGGCTCCTGGGCGAAGTCCGGCGCGGCGGCGAAAATGGCGGCGAGCGCTGCCAGATGCGGTTTCACGTCGTCGGTGAGGAACTTGGCTGCGGCCTGGGCGTCCATCTCGGGCTGGTCGGCCAGGAACATGGCGCACTGATCGGCCATTTCAAGAAGCGTGCGGGAGCGCGGCTGCAGGAGGGGCAGGAAGGCCTTCAGGTACTCGCGGTCGACGGCAGCGAAGCCGCGCGTGGCCAGATGCGGCTCCAGGAGTTGGGCGAGGCGGTCCAGCGGGCACTCTTTGATGTAGTGCTGGTTCAGCCACAGGAGCTTCTCGCGGTCGAACACGGAGGCGGACTTGCCCAGCGCCTTGATGGAGAAATGCTCAATGAGTTCTTCGCGGGTGAAGACTTCCTGGTCGCCGAAGGACCAGCCCAGGCGCACCAGGCAGTTGAGCATGGCTTCGGGCAGGATGCCTTCGGCCTCGTATTCGTAGACGGCGGTCGCGCCGTGGCGCTTGGAGAGCTTCTTCTTGTCCGGCCCGAGGATCATGGGAACGTGGCCGAACACCGGCAGGGGGAAGCCCAGCGCGTTGTAGATGAGGATCTGCTTGGGCGTGTTGTTGATGTGGTCGTCGCCCCGGATGACGTGGGTCACGCCCATGGTGGCGTCGTCCACCACGACGGCGAGGTTGTAGGTGGGCGTGTTGTCGGAGCGGCGCAGGATCATGTCGTCCAGCTCGGTGTTCTCGAAGGAGACGGGGCCGTGGACGAGGTCGTCCATGATGGTGGATCCGCCCAGGGGGGCCTTCAAGCGCACCACGCGTCCGGGGCCGGGGCCGAGGCCGCGCTCGCGGCAGCGTCCGTCGTACTTGGGCTTGGTGCCGTTGGCGCGGGCGGTCTCGCGCATGGCTTCGACCTCTTCGGGCGTGCAGGAGCACCAGTAGGCCGAACCGGCCTCGACCATGCGGTCGATGTACTGGTTGTAGATGTCGAAGCGCTGGGTCTGGTAGATGGGCTCGTCGTCCCAGTCCAGCCCGAGCCATTTCATGGAGGCCAGGATGCCCTCGGTGTAGGCGGCCTGGGAGCGGACGGTGTCGGTGTCCTCGATGCGCAGGAGGAACCTGCCGCCAGCCTGACGGGCCAGCAGCCAGCTGAAGATGGCAGTGCGCGCGCCGCCGATGTGCAGCTGTCCGGTGGGGCTGGGGGCGAAACGGGTGACGATGCTCATGAGGCCTCCGAAATTTCGTGGTGGCCCGCTGGTACTCGCCGGGAGGGGGGGCTGTCAACGCGTGGCCCCGGTTTGCACATGCGGAATATATGTGCAGATTACTGCACATGCACTTAACGTATCAAACCCAAAAGGTATGGAATATTGGGAGCATACCCAGCGGCATGAATTCTGCTTCTATGGCGCGGCTTTGACGAAACGCCCGGCATGCTTATCTGGAAGCTTCCAACGGCGAATTCGCAGACCGCACAAAACAGAATCGACAAAACATATCCGAGAGGTTCCTTCCGTGAAACGCACTCTGTATCTCGCCCGTCGTCCCAACGTCCTGGCCTCGGCCATGAACCGCCCCACCCCCCAGGCGCTTTTCCTGGCCGCCCTGCTGGCGCTGGCCTTCATCATCGCTGTGCCCCTTGCCGTGCGTGCCGCCGAGGACGCGGTGAAGATCCCGGTGAAGGACGTGTCCGAGACCGCCAAGTTCTATAAGTTCGACGAAGGCGGCGTCACCGTGAAGTATTTCCTCATCAAGGCCCCTGACGGCAGCGTTCGCGCCGCCCTGGACGCCTGCGACGCCTGCTACCCCGAGAAGAAGGGCTACAAGCAGGCCGGTGAGTTCATGATCTGCCAGAACTGCGGGATGAAGTTCCACGTGTCGCGCGTGTCCATGGTCAAGGGCGGCTGCAACCCGCACCCCGTGGCCAGCAAGGTTGAAGGCGACAACGTGGTGATCTCCAAGGCCGAGCTGGCTTCCGGCGTCAAGTACTTCAAGTAGGACGCGGCATGAACCTCCTCACTCTTCCGATTCGCACGTTGCGGCGCAAGTTCATGCGCACGCTGCTGCTCACGGTGGTGTTCGCGGCGGGCATTTGCTCTGTGGTGGCCTTAAACTACGTGTCCAAGGCCGTGGGCGACTCCATGGAGAAGAAGCTGACGGCCTTCGGGGCCAACATCATGCTCCAGCCCAAGGTGGACACCCTGGCCGTGGGCTACGGCGGCTTCAGCCTGGGCAACGTCTCCTTCGACGTGAAACATCTCACCATGGCCCAGGTTGCCAAGGTGCGAGACATCGAGCTCAAGGAGCGCATCGCCGCCGTGGCCCCCAAGTTCATCGCCCAGGGCAAGGTCAAGGACCAGCCCGTGGCCCTGATCGGCGTCGACTGGCCGGAAGAGCTCCTGATCAAGAACTACTGGGGCTTCGTGGGACGACCCGCCGAAGCGCCCGGCGAAGTGCTGGTCGGTTCCAAGGCCGCCGAAGCGCTGGGGCTCAAGCCCGGCGACACCTTCCAGGCTGGCCTTGGCACCTTCAGCGTGGCCGGGGTACTCACGCCCAGCGGCTCCGAGGACGACAACGTGATCTTCGCGGGCATCATGGACCTGCAACTGGCCATGAGCCAGGTGGGCGTTGTCCACTTTGCAGAAGTTGCCGCGCTGTGCGCCGGATGCCCCATCGACGAGATCGTGGGACAGATCACGCAGGTGCTCCCCGACGTGGACATCGTGGCCATGCAGAAGGTGGTCAAGAGCCGCATGTATACTATCCATTTCGTGCAGCAGCTGGCCATGATCGTGAGCGTCATCCTGCTGCTCACAGCCTGCTTCATGATCGCCCTGTCGCTCCTGGCCTCGGTGAACGAGCGTAAGCATGAGATCGGCGTGCTGCGGTCGCTTGGCTACGCGCGCGGCGCTGTGTTCTCCATCTTCTGCCTGGAGGCGTTGTTCATCGGCATGGTGGCTGGCCTGATCGGCTATTTCTCCGGGTTCGGCGTCAGCTTCTCGGTCATGGACATGCTGGGCATGGCCAAGGAAGCCGAGCTGACCATGGAAGTCTGGCATCTGGGACTGACCCTGGCCGGGGTGTCCGCAATTTCCTGCCTGTCCTCGGTGATTCCCGCCTGGAAGGCCGCCAATACCGACCCCAGCCAGGCGCTGGTCATGCTGTAGGAGCGCGCGATGCTGCAAGCAATAGACGTATCCAAGACCTTCGGGGACACCCCCATCCTGCGCGGCGTGTCCCTGGACATAGCCGACGGCGAGTTCGCCTGCATCGTGGGACGCTCGGGTTCGGGCAAGTCCACCCTGCTGAACGTGCTGTCCACGCTGCTGAAACCCGACCAGGGCCAGGTGGTCTACCAGGGCAACGTGGTCTCCGCCATGAGCGAGAGCCAGGTGAACGGCCTTCGCCACAAGGACTTCTCCATCATCTTCCAGCTGCACCACCTGCTGCCCTACCTCACGGCGCTGGAAAACGTGATGCTGCCCTACATGAACAGCCTGAAGCCCGTGAGCGAGGAAATCCGCCTCAAGGCCCGCAAGTGCCTGGACCGGGTGGGCCTGACCGGCAAGGAAGACCGCCTGCCCGGCAAGCTCTCCGGCGGCGAACAGCAGCGCGTG harbors:
- a CDS encoding ABC transporter permease; the encoded protein is MNLLTLPIRTLRRKFMRTLLLTVVFAAGICSVVALNYVSKAVGDSMEKKLTAFGANIMLQPKVDTLAVGYGGFSLGNVSFDVKHLTMAQVAKVRDIELKERIAAVAPKFIAQGKVKDQPVALIGVDWPEELLIKNYWGFVGRPAEAPGEVLVGSKAAEALGLKPGDTFQAGLGTFSVAGVLTPSGSEDDNVIFAGIMDLQLAMSQVGVVHFAEVAALCAGCPIDEIVGQITQVLPDVDIVAMQKVVKSRMYTIHFVQQLAMIVSVILLLTACFMIALSLLASVNERKHEIGVLRSLGYARGAVFSIFCLEALFIGMVAGLIGYFSGFGVSFSVMDMLGMAKEAELTMEVWHLGLTLAGVSAISCLSSVIPAWKAANTDPSQALVML
- a CDS encoding ABC transporter ATP-binding protein; protein product: MLQAIDVSKTFGDTPILRGVSLDIADGEFACIVGRSGSGKSTLLNVLSTLLKPDQGQVVYQGNVVSAMSESQVNGLRHKDFSIIFQLHHLLPYLTALENVMLPYMNSLKPVSEEIRLKARKCLDRVGLTGKEDRLPGKLSGGEQQRVAIARALVKSPGVMFADEPTGSLDKKNGDGIIELLRDLNGEGVTLVMVTHDMGYARLAGRTVVMEDGSIVDGGAVNC
- the gltX gene encoding glutamate--tRNA ligase yields the protein MSIVTRFAPSPTGQLHIGGARTAIFSWLLARQAGGRFLLRIEDTDTVRSQAAYTEGILASMKWLGLDWDDEPIYQTQRFDIYNQYIDRMVEAGSAYWCSCTPEEVEAMRETARANGTKPKYDGRCRERGLGPGPGRVVRLKAPLGGSTIMDDLVHGPVSFENTELDDMILRRSDNTPTYNLAVVVDDATMGVTHVIRGDDHINNTPKQILIYNALGFPLPVFGHVPMILGPDKKKLSKRHGATAVYEYEAEGILPEAMLNCLVRLGWSFGDQEVFTREELIEHFSIKALGKSASVFDREKLLWLNQHYIKECPLDRLAQLLEPHLATRGFAAVDREYLKAFLPLLQPRSRTLLEMADQCAMFLADQPEMDAQAAAKFLTDDVKPHLAALAAIFAAAPDFAQEPLEAAAKAYLDEKELKFKTVAQPLRVALTGRTASPGLFEMMQAMGRERVLARLSRV
- a CDS encoding DUF2318 domain-containing protein — translated: MKRTLYLARRPNVLASAMNRPTPQALFLAALLALAFIIAVPLAVRAAEDAVKIPVKDVSETAKFYKFDEGGVTVKYFLIKAPDGSVRAALDACDACYPEKKGYKQAGEFMICQNCGMKFHVSRVSMVKGGCNPHPVASKVEGDNVVISKAELASGVKYFK